One stretch of Synechococcus sp. UW179A DNA includes these proteins:
- a CDS encoding DUF3370 domain-containing protein, with protein MTRLNRLQALAALTMAAASIATVLAPAQLAADQQKPANQTLTRHSDVRALPGQLDDVLMVNDNNPELITGEGILVSTFPQAPGLNIALNGRFDLFSHHVYAGQPDQLDSTLWLAVVAEPAGDAPVTLRLLGGSTSLSQATLKGQTASPFLPLPTLMAESGTAVASGPGSKVAGDLLRGEIANELQREWQIAPGSVSSLVVLPIPVAGLDPLLNGRNLQLRLQSSGPVYIATIAAYGNGDKVPGQDGWKKLLSEGRQSPKEHQPTPRGARGRMVYSRVSGVQIGSTWRATLTDPGSSHVNIEDAPISWPISSLERGELKTGQIQTAELKAFDAGTAWAAHGNYGVEYDLTLPLRNQGSQQRTVAITLESPDKNGSGNGQLAFSSSNSGPVMFRGPIEISGLDGQGGRPSGRRRFHLVLRKGQEGPQLGQITLAPGEQRSVRVRLVYPADATPPQVLSLLPVKQSTGTPVDRP; from the coding sequence ATGACACGTCTCAATCGCCTGCAGGCGCTGGCCGCTCTGACCATGGCCGCAGCGTCCATCGCGACGGTGCTTGCTCCTGCGCAGCTTGCCGCAGACCAACAGAAACCGGCTAACCAGACACTGACTCGCCACAGCGATGTGCGAGCCCTTCCAGGCCAGCTGGATGACGTGCTGATGGTCAATGACAACAACCCGGAACTGATTACCGGGGAAGGCATCCTTGTTTCGACCTTTCCGCAGGCGCCGGGGCTGAATATCGCGCTGAACGGTCGCTTCGACCTATTCAGCCATCACGTTTACGCCGGTCAGCCCGATCAGCTCGACTCCACTCTCTGGCTCGCTGTTGTTGCTGAGCCAGCAGGAGATGCTCCAGTAACTCTGCGACTTCTGGGTGGCAGCACCTCCCTCTCACAGGCAACCCTGAAGGGCCAAACCGCGTCACCATTTCTGCCGTTGCCAACGCTGATGGCTGAATCAGGCACAGCGGTTGCTTCCGGTCCTGGCAGCAAGGTGGCCGGCGACCTTCTGCGTGGAGAGATCGCGAACGAACTCCAGCGGGAATGGCAGATTGCGCCTGGGTCGGTCAGCTCCCTGGTTGTTCTTCCAATCCCTGTTGCCGGACTGGACCCCCTTCTCAACGGTCGCAACCTGCAGCTGCGGCTTCAGAGCTCAGGTCCGGTCTATATCGCAACCATCGCCGCCTACGGAAACGGCGACAAGGTTCCTGGTCAAGACGGGTGGAAGAAGCTGCTGAGTGAGGGGCGGCAGAGTCCGAAGGAGCACCAACCAACCCCGCGTGGCGCCCGCGGCAGGATGGTGTACTCACGCGTAAGCGGTGTTCAGATCGGCAGCACCTGGAGGGCAACCCTGACCGATCCAGGGTCCAGCCACGTGAACATTGAGGATGCGCCCATCTCCTGGCCGATTAGCAGCTTGGAACGCGGTGAGCTAAAAACAGGACAAATTCAGACAGCAGAGCTGAAAGCCTTTGATGCAGGCACCGCCTGGGCAGCACACGGCAACTACGGCGTTGAGTACGACCTAACGCTTCCTCTCCGCAATCAGGGATCCCAGCAGCGAACGGTGGCGATCACCCTGGAATCCCCTGATAAGAACGGAAGCGGCAACGGCCAACTTGCGTTCAGCAGCAGTAACAGCGGTCCGGTGATGTTCCGTGGACCGATCGAAATAAGCGGGCTTGATGGACAAGGCGGTCGACCCAGCGGTCGACGACGGTTTCACCTGGTGTTGCGAAAGGGTCAAGAGGGCCCTCAACTTGGGCAAATCACACTTGCTCCTGGAGAACAACGCTCAGTGCGGGTACGCCTGGTCTATCCAGCCGATGCCACCCCACCCCAGGTGCTGTCGCTCCTACCTGTGAAACAATCCACAGGAACACCAGTCGATCGTCCGTGA
- a CDS encoding serine hydrolase: MASSRSRRQNPGWGRPLRLVLRLVLMGVGLGVITGSLLKLAGPAVEKGDLALPGWLPLTEQSPEGKDQPEATANTSGTSSLNRTESLGRFETRNELKPLSARWQTLAAEQPDLKVSAFMLVLDDGRYAQLEPDTALPAASSIKTPILLVTLEELDAGRLSWNEPLKLSKTVVGGGAGWMATKPLGTRFPTHEVATEMIRVSDNTATNLLIERLGGQETLNARFNALGLSATKVNDWLPDLKGTNSTSARDLARSIALVDTGEALSIRSRDLFREVMGTSITNTLLPRGLLRGLGGRQGEPDDSLMVKGYRVLNKTGDIGIAYADAGLIELPDGSRAVAAFLVKGPFNDPRSTELIRKLAAAMAPVLKPKPAVARSTASGTNIDP; the protein is encoded by the coding sequence TTGGCCTCCAGTCGATCTAGACGCCAAAACCCTGGCTGGGGACGTCCTCTGCGGCTTGTGCTGCGACTTGTTCTGATGGGCGTCGGACTTGGTGTCATTACAGGCTCCTTACTGAAACTGGCTGGCCCTGCAGTTGAAAAGGGAGATCTCGCCCTACCTGGCTGGCTGCCGTTAACCGAGCAGAGCCCAGAGGGCAAAGACCAGCCCGAAGCGACTGCCAACACCAGCGGAACCTCTTCCCTCAATCGCACCGAATCCCTAGGCCGTTTCGAAACCCGCAATGAACTCAAGCCGCTGAGTGCGCGCTGGCAGACACTGGCAGCAGAACAGCCCGACCTAAAAGTGAGCGCCTTCATGCTCGTGCTGGACGACGGGCGCTACGCACAGCTGGAGCCTGACACTGCACTGCCGGCCGCCAGCTCCATCAAGACCCCGATTCTGCTTGTCACCCTTGAGGAGCTTGATGCAGGTCGTTTGAGCTGGAACGAGCCTCTGAAACTCAGCAAAACCGTGGTGGGAGGCGGTGCCGGCTGGATGGCGACGAAACCACTCGGCACTCGGTTCCCAACCCATGAAGTCGCCACTGAAATGATCCGGGTCAGCGACAACACCGCCACCAATCTTCTGATCGAACGCCTAGGAGGGCAGGAGACACTGAATGCCCGTTTCAACGCTCTGGGCCTGAGCGCCACCAAGGTGAACGATTGGCTACCCGATCTCAAGGGCACCAACAGCACTAGCGCCAGAGACCTGGCTCGATCGATTGCGCTAGTGGACACCGGTGAAGCCCTCTCGATCCGCAGCCGCGATCTGTTTCGGGAGGTCATGGGCACATCAATCACCAATACTCTTCTGCCGCGCGGACTACTGCGGGGTCTCGGCGGACGCCAGGGAGAGCCAGACGACAGCCTGATGGTGAAGGGCTACAGAGTGCTCAATAAAACCGGGGACATCGGGATCGCCTACGCCGATGCCGGCTTAATTGAGTTGCCGGATGGCAGCAGAGCGGTTGCCGCCTTCCTGGTGAAAGGGCCGTTCAACGATCCGCGCTCGACGGAGCTGATCCGCAAGTTGGCCGCAGCGATGGCGCCGGTTCTCAAACCCAAACCCGCCGTTGCCCGTTCCACGGCAAGTGGCACCAACATCGATCCATGA
- a CDS encoding RNA methyltransferase has protein sequence MSLAVVLVEPSGPLNVGSVARLCANFGVEDLRLVAPRCEPSDPDAQRMAVHGGQVLSRARRFPTLFEALVDCQRVVASCGRIDHGEIALQPPEQVMPWVQQGLESAAQVALVFGREDRGLSNEELLLSQRVVRLHSSEAYPSMNLSHAVAVMLHELERVRRQSSGPLKDTLHSAETAAPTQLIDCLNDAEDLLLEAGFLLEHTARARMAKVKGLLQRSLVRPEELAMLRGMVRQLRWAIRCHRP, from the coding sequence GTGAGCCTTGCCGTGGTGTTGGTGGAGCCGTCCGGTCCGCTCAACGTTGGAAGCGTGGCTCGGCTCTGCGCCAACTTCGGTGTTGAGGATCTGAGGTTGGTCGCTCCACGATGTGAACCGAGTGACCCCGACGCACAACGCATGGCCGTGCATGGAGGGCAGGTTCTCAGCCGAGCTCGTCGCTTCCCGACACTGTTCGAGGCACTGGTCGATTGCCAACGCGTCGTGGCCAGCTGCGGCCGCATTGACCATGGAGAGATTGCTCTACAGCCTCCTGAACAGGTCATGCCCTGGGTGCAACAGGGTCTTGAATCGGCAGCACAGGTTGCACTGGTCTTTGGCAGAGAAGACCGCGGACTGAGCAATGAGGAGCTTCTACTCAGTCAGCGCGTTGTACGGCTTCACTCCTCGGAAGCCTATCCATCCATGAATTTGTCCCATGCGGTGGCCGTGATGTTGCACGAACTAGAGAGGGTGCGCCGGCAATCCTCAGGTCCGCTGAAAGACACACTTCACAGTGCAGAAACAGCCGCACCAACCCAGCTGATCGACTGCCTCAATGACGCGGAGGATTTACTTCTGGAGGCAGGTTTCTTGTTAGAGCACACCGCCAGGGCACGCATGGCCAAGGTCAAAGGACTGCTGCAACGATCCCTGGTGCGTCCTGAAGAATTGGCCATGCTGCGTGGCATGGTCCGACAACTTCGTTGGGCGATTCGTTGCCACCGCCCGTAA
- the hisH gene encoding imidazole glycerol phosphate synthase subunit HisH, with protein MPGDSLKPIQRIGLIDYGMGNLHSVQTSFNRLGQPLAQVRHPQDLEACDALILPGVGAFDPAMEKLHSTGLVQHLRSWHHNKRPLLGICLGLQLLFERSDEGNAEGLGLFEGEVQRLPDQQGERIPHMGWAQLKPQHPCPLLVQSDAQPWVYFVHSYAAVPNKATDLAATMTFGQGEATAMVWRNRTGACQFHPEKSAKAGAQLLKNWISWLQSGAQLPK; from the coding sequence ATGCCGGGGGACTCTCTAAAGCCGATCCAGCGGATCGGCTTGATCGATTACGGAATGGGCAATCTCCATTCCGTTCAGACAAGTTTTAACCGGTTGGGGCAGCCATTAGCCCAGGTTCGGCATCCTCAGGATCTTGAAGCCTGCGATGCGCTGATTCTCCCTGGAGTCGGGGCTTTCGATCCGGCAATGGAGAAGCTTCATTCGACTGGGCTCGTGCAGCATCTGCGCAGCTGGCATCACAACAAACGCCCTCTGCTCGGAATCTGCTTGGGCCTTCAGTTGCTTTTTGAACGCAGCGATGAAGGCAATGCCGAAGGGCTGGGACTCTTCGAAGGCGAAGTTCAACGCTTACCTGATCAACAGGGGGAGCGGATCCCACACATGGGCTGGGCTCAACTGAAACCCCAACACCCCTGCCCGCTTCTTGTCCAAAGCGACGCGCAACCGTGGGTGTATTTCGTGCACTCCTATGCAGCGGTTCCCAACAAGGCCACTGATCTGGCAGCGACCATGACCTTCGGGCAGGGGGAAGCTACGGCGATGGTTTGGAGGAATCGCACTGGTGCCTGTCAGTTTCACCCTGAAAAATCAGCAAAAGCCGGCGCTCAGTTGCTGAAAAATTGGATTAGCTGGCTGCAGTCCGGCGCTCAACTGCCGAAGTGA
- the petG gene encoding cytochrome b6-f complex subunit V, producing the protein MIEPLLCGIVLGLIPVTLLGLFVAAWNQYRRGSALGG; encoded by the coding sequence ATGATCGAACCTCTGCTCTGCGGCATCGTTCTTGGTCTGATTCCTGTCACCCTTCTCGGCCTGTTTGTCGCGGCTTGGAATCAGTATCGACGCGGCAGTGCTCTTGGGGGTTGA
- a CDS encoding cytochrome c has protein sequence MTTPSSTAATLERRRGLVTALIVMAVITAIALGAWFYVSTRLDPYSKAALALNGDVQHGAQLFRINCAGCHGIAGQGLVGPSLQAVSERRPDRSLIHQIVSGETPPMPRFEIEPEGMADLLSYLHTLN, from the coding sequence GTGACGACACCGTCATCAACTGCTGCAACGTTGGAACGACGCCGTGGTTTGGTGACGGCGCTGATCGTCATGGCTGTGATCACAGCTATAGCCCTAGGGGCCTGGTTTTATGTCAGCACTCGTCTCGATCCTTACAGCAAGGCTGCGCTGGCTTTGAATGGCGATGTGCAGCATGGAGCGCAGCTGTTCCGCATCAACTGCGCTGGCTGTCATGGCATCGCGGGACAGGGACTGGTGGGTCCAAGTCTTCAGGCCGTGAGCGAACGACGGCCCGACCGTTCATTGATCCACCAGATCGTGAGTGGAGAAACCCCACCGATGCCACGCTTTGAAATTGAACCGGAAGGAATGGCAGACCTTCTGAGCTACCTACACACCCTGAACTGA
- a CDS encoding CAAD domain-containing protein — MSSDKPSENQAPAESINPDLPAQGDITDGGVETDKTAEAAKSEAAPATAASAPPQTTVTTEPVAQPVAPSASTSIAERISIPAQAPADDSGEEGGEWDLLSNRIKQFFEANNLQDQWQSLRQPLFLLGGLIVVILTMRIYGGILDAIATVPLAPRLFQLVGTFYAIWFAATRLIRAEERKKISANVNDLWSSLRGGSKS; from the coding sequence ATGTCGTCCGACAAGCCCTCCGAAAATCAGGCTCCTGCCGAATCCATCAATCCTGATCTTCCAGCTCAGGGCGACATCACTGACGGCGGAGTAGAGACGGACAAAACCGCAGAAGCTGCAAAGTCCGAAGCGGCACCCGCAACTGCTGCCTCTGCTCCGCCTCAGACAACGGTGACTACCGAGCCAGTTGCGCAACCCGTTGCACCATCTGCCTCAACTTCGATTGCAGAGCGCATCAGCATTCCAGCCCAGGCACCTGCTGACGACAGCGGAGAGGAAGGCGGCGAATGGGACTTGCTCTCCAACCGCATCAAGCAATTCTTTGAGGCAAACAACCTTCAGGATCAATGGCAGAGCCTTCGCCAGCCTCTCTTTCTGCTCGGCGGACTCATTGTTGTGATCCTGACGATGCGGATCTACGGGGGAATCCTCGACGCCATCGCCACGGTTCCATTGGCTCCCCGACTGTTTCAACTGGTCGGCACTTTTTATGCCATCTGGTTTGCAGCCACACGCCTGATTCGAGCCGAGGAGCGGAAGAAGATTTCGGCCAACGTGAATGATCTCTGGAGCAGCTTGCGGGGAGGCTCAAAATCCTGA
- the ruvC gene encoding crossover junction endodeoxyribonuclease RuvC, which yields MRILGIDPGLARVGYGVIETSGGQQSMLDCGIIRTDPGHSEGARMVEIARDLRQLIRAWRPDLASVEKFFFYRSSNTIAVVQARGVVIMTLSRFGLPIVEFPPMQIKQALTGHGHADKDEVLEAVMRELNLESPPRPDDAADALAVALTGWFQR from the coding sequence GTGCGCATTCTCGGTATTGACCCCGGTCTCGCCCGGGTTGGTTACGGAGTGATTGAGACCTCGGGGGGTCAGCAGAGCATGCTTGATTGCGGCATTATCCGCACCGATCCGGGCCATTCAGAAGGGGCGCGGATGGTGGAGATCGCTAGAGACTTGCGGCAGCTAATCAGGGCCTGGCGACCGGATTTAGCATCCGTTGAAAAGTTTTTCTTTTATAGATCCAGCAACACCATCGCCGTTGTCCAGGCTCGCGGCGTAGTGATCATGACCCTCAGCCGATTTGGACTGCCAATCGTCGAGTTTCCGCCGATGCAGATCAAGCAAGCTCTAACCGGCCATGGCCATGCTGACAAAGATGAGGTTCTCGAAGCAGTGATGCGCGAGCTCAACCTTGAGTCTCCGCCCAGACCGGACGACGCCGCGGATGCACTAGCCGTTGCGTTAACGGGTTGGTTTCAGCGATAG
- a CDS encoding lipopolysaccharide assembly protein LapA domain-containing protein: MRQINFTLIFVFGLSMVFFTLENTAATTVHVLPGLKYTTPLAALLLLSAGIGASSAWLFAAWSGMLNNVERFQKSSDFDAQQVRIQELETDLNRYRATVETQLGLLPSASPEEESETTPTVQVSSSD, translated from the coding sequence ATGCGTCAGATCAATTTCACCCTGATCTTCGTCTTCGGTCTGAGCATGGTGTTCTTTACGCTGGAAAATACGGCTGCTACAACCGTCCATGTGCTCCCTGGTCTGAAGTACACCACGCCTCTTGCGGCATTGCTGCTGCTGTCTGCTGGTATTGGTGCATCTTCAGCCTGGCTGTTCGCTGCATGGAGCGGGATGCTGAACAACGTGGAACGTTTCCAAAAATCTAGTGATTTCGATGCCCAGCAAGTGCGCATCCAGGAATTGGAAACGGATCTGAATCGGTACCGGGCAACCGTTGAAACACAATTAGGACTGCTCCCTTCGGCCAGTCCTGAAGAAGAGTCGGAAACGACTCCAACGGTTCAGGTGTCGAGCTCAGACTGA
- the bchI gene encoding magnesium chelatase ATPase subunit I has protein sequence MSSPRKRRVFPFTAVIGQEEMKLALLLNVIDPRIGGVMIMGDRGTGKSTTIRALADLLPGIEVVAGDPYNSSPTDPDLQSSDVRQRLEHGETLTTEDRQVPMVDLPLGATEDRLCGTIDIEKALSEGVRAFEPGLLAKANRGLLYVDEVNLLDDHLVDVLLDSAASGWNTVEREGVSVRHPARFVLIGSGNPEEGELRPQLLDRFGMSVEVRTVRDPELRVQVVDQRTAFDTDPDTFTASVEAGQKALQERVVEAQKRLDQVEIDDDLRLRISAVCGELDVDGLRGDIVTNRAARALAAFEGRTEVTEEDVARVASCCLRHRLRKDPLEQIDSGDRVVKVFCKVFERSESSDRAEFELALAA, from the coding sequence GTGAGTTCACCGCGCAAGCGCAGAGTTTTTCCCTTTACGGCCGTGATCGGTCAGGAGGAAATGAAACTTGCTCTGCTGCTCAACGTGATCGATCCCCGCATCGGCGGAGTGATGATCATGGGCGACAGGGGCACAGGTAAATCGACCACGATCAGGGCACTAGCGGATCTCCTCCCTGGCATTGAGGTAGTAGCCGGAGACCCTTACAACAGTTCGCCAACTGATCCCGATCTGCAGAGCAGCGACGTGCGTCAGCGCCTCGAGCATGGGGAAACCCTCACGACAGAGGACCGTCAGGTGCCCATGGTGGATCTTCCACTTGGCGCGACCGAAGACCGTCTGTGCGGCACCATCGACATCGAGAAAGCCCTCAGCGAGGGCGTGCGGGCTTTTGAACCAGGATTGCTAGCCAAGGCAAACCGGGGGCTGCTCTACGTCGATGAAGTGAATCTGCTGGACGATCATCTCGTCGACGTCCTGCTTGATTCTGCTGCTTCAGGCTGGAACACGGTTGAACGTGAAGGAGTGTCCGTGCGACATCCTGCCCGCTTTGTGCTGATCGGTTCCGGTAACCCTGAAGAAGGGGAATTGCGCCCTCAGCTCCTCGACCGCTTCGGCATGAGTGTTGAGGTGCGAACAGTCAGAGATCCTGAGCTTCGTGTTCAGGTGGTGGACCAGCGCACAGCCTTCGACACCGACCCTGATACCTTCACCGCCTCGGTTGAAGCTGGACAGAAGGCACTGCAGGAACGGGTGGTCGAAGCCCAGAAGCGACTCGACCAAGTTGAAATCGACGATGATCTGAGATTGCGGATTTCCGCTGTGTGCGGCGAGCTGGATGTCGACGGACTGAGGGGAGACATCGTCACCAACAGGGCTGCACGAGCGCTCGCAGCCTTTGAAGGCCGCACTGAAGTTACTGAAGAGGATGTCGCCCGCGTGGCGTCATGCTGCCTACGCCACCGACTGCGCAAAGATCCGCTCGAGCAGATCGATTCCGGTGACCGAGTCGTAAAGGTGTTCTGCAAGGTGTTTGAGCGCAGCGAAAGTAGCGACAGAGCCGAATTCGAACTGGCCCTGGCCGCCTGA
- a CDS encoding GuaB3 family IMP dehydrogenase-related protein yields the protein MDIQLGRSKVVRRAYGIDEIALVPGGKTVDPEVTNTSWSIGGIEREIPIIASAMDGVVDVGMAVNLSRLGALGVINLEGVQTRYEDPNSVLDRITSVGKDEFVPLMQEIYSQPVQEPLIRKRIQDIKAQGGIAAVSGTPVAALRYGKAIAEAGVDLFFVQATVVSTNHIGPEGQQTLDLEALCRDLGVPVVIGNCVTYDVALQLMRAGAAAVMVGIGPGAACTSRGVLGVGIPQATAVADCAAAREDYQKESNRYVPIVADGGIVTGGDICKCIACGADAVMIGSPIARAEEAPGRGFHWGMATPSPVLPRGTRINVGSTGSLERILRGPAKLDDGTHNLLGCLKTSMGTLGARTIKEMQQVEVVVAPSLLTEGKVYQKAQHLGMGK from the coding sequence GTGGACATTCAGCTCGGACGCTCCAAGGTTGTACGCCGGGCCTATGGCATCGATGAAATCGCACTGGTGCCCGGCGGCAAAACCGTGGATCCAGAGGTGACCAACACCAGCTGGTCCATTGGAGGAATTGAGCGAGAAATCCCGATTATCGCCAGCGCCATGGATGGCGTTGTTGATGTGGGTATGGCCGTCAATCTGTCCAGGCTTGGAGCCCTCGGTGTGATCAACCTGGAGGGAGTCCAGACCCGCTACGAAGACCCCAATAGCGTTCTCGATCGCATTACTTCGGTTGGCAAGGACGAGTTCGTTCCTCTAATGCAGGAGATCTATAGCCAGCCTGTGCAGGAACCCCTGATCCGCAAGCGGATTCAGGACATCAAGGCCCAGGGTGGCATCGCCGCTGTCAGCGGAACCCCTGTCGCGGCCCTGCGCTACGGCAAGGCGATCGCTGAAGCAGGTGTCGATCTGTTTTTTGTCCAGGCCACGGTGGTGTCGACAAATCACATCGGACCTGAGGGCCAGCAGACACTTGACCTTGAAGCCCTCTGTCGAGATCTGGGTGTTCCCGTTGTGATCGGCAATTGCGTGACCTACGACGTGGCTCTGCAGCTGATGCGCGCCGGGGCAGCTGCCGTGATGGTGGGGATCGGCCCTGGAGCTGCCTGCACCTCAAGAGGCGTACTTGGAGTTGGGATACCCCAGGCCACAGCGGTTGCGGACTGCGCCGCGGCCCGAGAGGACTACCAGAAAGAAAGCAACCGATACGTACCTATCGTTGCCGACGGGGGCATTGTGACGGGCGGAGACATCTGCAAATGCATTGCCTGTGGGGCTGATGCGGTGATGATCGGATCACCGATTGCCCGCGCAGAGGAAGCACCCGGTCGTGGCTTTCACTGGGGCATGGCCACTCCAAGCCCAGTCCTACCCCGCGGCACCCGCATCAATGTGGGCAGCACGGGAAGCCTGGAGCGGATTCTTCGGGGACCTGCCAAGCTTGATGACGGAACCCATAATCTTTTGGGCTGCCTGAAAACCTCCATGGGAACCCTTGGAGCACGCACCATCAAAGAGATGCAGCAGGTGGAGGTGGTTGTGGCTCCATCGCTGCTCACTGAGGGCAAGGTTTATCAGAAAGCCCAGCATCTGGGCATGGGCAAGTGA
- the trxA gene encoding thioredoxin — protein MSSAAAVTDASFEQDVLQSDVPVLVDFWAPWCGPCRMVAPIVDEIAKEFEGKIKVFKLNTDENPNVASQFGIRSIPTLMVFKGGQKVDTVVGAVPKATLSGTIAKYL, from the coding sequence ATGTCCAGCGCTGCCGCTGTCACCGACGCCTCCTTCGAACAGGACGTCCTTCAGAGTGACGTTCCCGTGCTGGTCGATTTCTGGGCCCCCTGGTGTGGCCCCTGTCGCATGGTGGCTCCCATTGTTGATGAAATTGCCAAGGAGTTCGAAGGGAAAATCAAGGTGTTCAAGCTCAACACCGATGAAAATCCCAACGTGGCCAGCCAGTTCGGCATTCGCAGCATTCCAACCTTGATGGTGTTCAAGGGTGGACAGAAAGTCGACACCGTTGTTGGAGCCGTCCCCAAAGCAACTCTCTCTGGCACCATTGCCAAATATCTCTGA